The Montipora capricornis isolate CH-2021 chromosome 6, ASM3666992v2, whole genome shotgun sequence genome has a window encoding:
- the LOC138051343 gene encoding uncharacterized protein — translation MDFKAARRNADERLNQELVRIRNLPKRNKIQVVTDKHGLSRASHTNAGLVKELELNLSMISSERQRFAKEYNKRQKDFRETQKKSLAKFLPPLIQNSQNEPAKGTSRRKTTIFNENPLWVKDRRETVTDIKREMLLTLMARSKQKTLKIISENNKKTSSGSFLPPLYESVEIDQNSWITRLNGRKINANRRSCFPVLLEQAERRIEQENFTGKNTNTITESKLMSDASGRNARTFRGVVYQKILKMPDPTKIPHLNPWDPKLYYVVMKVRDRNHRKMSRLQKEDLEFAKRNRVFTRHWQQRRREIRSRPSRK, via the coding sequence ATGGATTTTAAAGCTGCCAGAAGGAACGCCGACGAGAGACTCAATCAAGAACTTGTAAGGATTCGTAATCTTCCCAAACGAAACAAGATTCAAGTGGTGACGGACAAGCATGGCTTAAGTCGCGCTAGTCACACAAATGCTGGCTTGGTGAAGGAATTGGAGCTCAACTTGAGTATGATTTCAAGCGAGCGACAACGATTTGCTAAGGAATACAATAAAAGGCAAAAAGACTTTCGAGAGACGCAAAAGAAGTCTCTCGCAAAATTTCTTCCTCCTCTGATTCAAAACTCACAAAATGAACCTGCAAAGGGAACTTCGAGGCGAAAAACCACGATTTTTAATGAAAACCCTTTGTGGGTAAAAGATCGAAGAGAAACAGTAACTGACATAAAGCGAGAAATGCTCTTAACTTTGATGGCAAGAAGCAAACAGAAAACATTGAAGATCATTTCAGAGAACAACAAAAAGACTTCTTCTGGATCATTTTTACCACCGTTGTATGAATCAGTTGAAATTGACCAAAACTCCTGGATAACTCGATTAAATGGTCGAAAAATAAACGCGAATAGAAGAAGCTGTTTTCCGGTTTTGCTCGAACAGGCTGAACGGAGAATAGAACAGGAGAATTTCACCGGAAAGAACACAAATACGATAACAGAAAGTAAATTAATGTCTGACGCATCCGGCCGCAATGCAAGAACGTTTCGTGGTGTTGTATATcaaaaaattctcaaaatgcCAGATCCTACAAAAATCCCTCATTTAAATCCCTGGGATCCTAAACTCTATTATGTTGTCATGAAAGTTCGCGATAGGAACCACAGAAAGATGTCCCGTTTACAAAAAGAAGATTTGGAGTTTGCGAAAAGAAATAGAGTTTTCACGAGACATTGGCAACAACGCCGACGTGAGATTCGTTCACGTCCATCACGGAAATGA
- the LOC138051346 gene encoding uncharacterized protein: MSVSSSRYPLIRISKGGEMRLKNKVGNAILKENAYEDRALNTTLDTLSKHQFRQDKYMTYRQLEFATKQVSASEERPRTLFSAESRHFEASDHSLPPIVTRRGSNVVASADMEERRRSSQNGEIAGRNKAKGRWEKAITMVRVAVQNRNTAESNGRTLAGLNKKPLELHEEHSLGLNTNQLPPISVKERAPREASSFRKKLLRKQPSLPEMLRISREKSQNCLHDPRFMKLEQCLRQTSRSRDENLWRNSSANLTERISRISHTR; encoded by the coding sequence ATGAGCGTTAGTTCTTCAAGATATCCACTGATTCGCATAAGCAAAGGCGGCGAGATGAGGCTTAAAAACAAAGTTGGGAACGCGATCCTCAAGGAAAACGCATACGAAGATCGGGCCTTGAACACTACACTCGACACACTGTCAAAACACCAATTTAGGCAGGACAAGTACATGACATACAGGCAGCTAGAATTTGCCACAAAGCAGGTTTCAGCTTCAGAAGAAAGACCTCGTACTTTATTTAGTGCGGAGAGCAGGCATTTTGAAGCCAGCGATCATAGTTTACCCCCGATTGTTACAAGACGAGGTTCTAACGTGGTGGCGTCTGCAGACATGGAGGAAAGACGACGCTCGAGTCAAAATGGAGAGATAGCAGGTCGAAATAAAGCGAAAGGTCGCTGGGAAAAAGCTATAACAATGGTACGGGTAGCAGTACAAAACAGAAATACGGCAGAGTCAAATGGAAGGACTTTGGCGGGACTCAACAAAAAGCCTCTTGAATTGCATGAGGAGCATTCACTGGGTTTAAACACAAATCAACTACCGCCGATTAGCGTGAAGGAAAGAGCCCCAAGAGAAGCTTCTTCTTTCAGGAAAAAGCTCCTTCGGAAACAACCGAGTTTACCAGAAATGCTTCGAATTTCTAGAGAAAAGTCGCAAAACTGTCTCCACGATCCGAGGTTTATGAAACTTGAACAGTGTTTGCGCCAGACTTCGCGATCGCGTGACGAAAACCTTTGGAGAAATTCGTCGGCGAATCTCACCGAAAGAATTTCTAGAATTTCTCATACTCGCTGA